One part of the Anopheles coustani chromosome 2, idAnoCousDA_361_x.2, whole genome shotgun sequence genome encodes these proteins:
- the LOC131264122 gene encoding angiopoietin-4-like, translating into MTKVDYLQGKLAEIELGIRQWQGVCLRSTLGSCQDEPTKVSGKYLVQLGPNKKPFEVFCEQTSFGGGWTVVQHRFNGLENFYRNWTEYRDGFGSLGGEFWLGLERLYEITSRRPHELMVEVKDFQGNYGYALYKEFEIGAEVEQYRMKKLGLQSGPAGDALRVNQGQKFSTADRDNDANSNSNCAVALKAGWWFFSCTNSNLNGPYNNTTDVWNAMTWYHFKNDNRPLAYSRIMIRAV; encoded by the coding sequence ATGACTAAGGTCGACTACCTTCAGGGAAAGTTGGCCGAAATAGAACTCGGTATCAGGCAGTGGCAAGGTGTATGTCTGAGGAGTACGCTCGGGTCGTGTCAGGATGAGCCGACGAAAGTGTCCGGGAAATACCTGGTCCAACTTGGGCCGAACAAGAAGCCGTTCGAGGTGTTCTGCGAGCAGACCAGCTTCGGCGGCGGCTGGACGGTGGTTCAGCATCGCTTCAACGGTTTGGAAAACTTCTACCGGAACTGGACCGAGTATCGCGATGGCTTCGGCAGCCTCGGTGGCGAGTTCTGGCTCGGGCTGGAGCGTCTGTACGAGATTACGTCGCGGCGACCGCACGAGCTGATGGTGGAGGTGAAAGACTTCCAGGGAAACTACGGGTACGCGCTCTACAAGGAGTTCGAAATCGGCGCTGAAGTCGAGCAGTACCGGATGAAGAAGTTGGGCCTGCAGAGCGGCCCGGCCGGAGACGCGCTCCGGGTGAACCAGGGGCAGAAGTTCTCGACCGCCGATCGGGACAACGATGCCAACAGTAACTCCAACTGTGCCGTCGCCCTCAAAGCGGGCTGGTGGTTCTTCTCCTGCACCAACAGCAACCTTAATGGGCCATACAACAACACCACGGATGTGTGGAATGCGATGACCTGGTACCATTTTAAGAACGACAATCGCCCGTTGGCCTACTCGAGGATAATGATTCGCGCCGTTTAG